In Granulicella mallensis MP5ACTX8, the sequence TCTCATTCCAGCCCAGACGACATCGCAGCTTCAGCGCTGAGTACGTACTAGCTCCGAAAATGAGTTTCCCTGGAGGACAAGAAAAACGAAATGATCGCACGGCCACGGATTCTGGACACGTCGCAAGCCATTACTAATGGATTGCAATCACTTCGCGCACATTATCCTTGCCCAGAAAGAAGCGCACCCTGCTGTATCCCTCCAGAAACTTCTCGATCTGGCGGGTTTGATAGACCGCCTGCACCGGAAAATTCCCTGAATTCAGCACGATCAGGTTCTCGCTATCCGTGAGCTGATAGCGGGAAAAGGCAGTCCCTGGCCCGTCAAGACGGCCATGAAAGAAAGCCAGCAGGCTACCATCCGGGCGAAGCACCTGGCGCAGCCGCTGAAATAAAGCCGGAACCAACTGTGGTGGCAGGTAGTTTGCGGTATCCCAGAGAAGAATGACATCGAAGTCTCGCTGCGAAAAATCGAGGTTGGCGGCAACAAAGGCGTCCGTATCGAACTCCGGCTGGCTTCCCTTCTTCGCGTCGGCCTCAGCCGGCTTCAACCATTCCGGCCGAGCCGCATCCTGCACGATATTCGACATATAAACGCTATGTCCCAGAGAAGTCAGGTAGTTGATATTGGCTGGCGAGGTCGCGCCAAAATCGAGTACCCGCAGAGCTTCACTCGCCTTCATCAGCGTGAGAATATCGTTCCAGCCCCGAGAATGACGCGTCGAACTTTCTCCAGTCCCATTGCCACCGGAGTCCTTACCTTTTTTGAAGAGGTCAAACATGGCTAGCTTTCCAGAGTCGAAAAGACTCTCAGGCTTTTCCTTCCGTCAGCGTAACAGTGCCTTTCACAAGCCCCGTCGTTTCATTAAACTTTATGGCGTGACCGCTATCCCCTAAGGGTTACAGTAGCACTGAGCCGAACTATACCCAAGCAAATGCGGAAGTACAATCACCTTCCGCCCAAACTTATGCGTCTAAGGTTTACAGCGAGGCTTCTGCAGATTGAGATTTTTGACACGACTTTCATTGCCGCAGGTGGAATCCGGAAGCTTTGCGACAATTTTGCTTCTGTTTTGCAGCGCAACTCTCCCTGCTTGCCTATCAGGCATAGCAACCCAGGCGTTCGCACAAAATCAGACCTCAGTAGCGCTTCCTTCTGAGCCCCCACGGTTCTGGATCGAGCAGGCAGCAGCCAATGAGCAGCACATCATCGAAGCTGACGGCACCTTCCCGCTACGCTACCGTCAACGCAAGGTCGACGCCAAAGGCGACACCACGCGCGAGATCATCGAAAGCCGGGAGGGCGCTGTTGCGCGACTGATCGAGCGGAATGGACAACCCATCACCGCCAGCGAAGACACCGGCGAGCGCCAGAGGCTGACGGACGCGCTGGCCTCTCCAGCCGACTTCATCAAGCATCACAAGCGTGACTCCGGCACACGCTCCGACGTTCTTAGCCTGGTCCGGCTGATCCCGCAGGCCATGACCTTTACCTATGTCCCCGGACAGCCGCAGCCCCAGAACGCAACCTCGCGGCAGATTGTGATCGACTTTCAGCCTGATCCCAAGTTCAAGCCACCGACCATCCTCTCCAGCGCGCTTACCGGCCTTGCGGGCCGGTTCTGGATCGACGAGAGGACCCACCAGCTAACGCGTGGCGAGGCGCATGTTCTCCATACCGTCGACTTTGGCTGGGGAATACTCGGCAGCATCCATCCGGGCGGCACCGTGGAGTTCGAGCAGGCCGATGCCGGCAGCGGCCGCTGGGTCTACTCGCATGTGGATGCGCATCTCGTCTTTCGCGTACTGGTCAAGACCGTACCCGAGAACACGCTGATGACGAACACAAACTTCCGCCAGCTACCGGCACAGATCTCCTATCAGGATGCCATTCACATCCTGCTGGCGATGCCCATTCCCCTGAAGTAGAACAACGCCTACAGGCTGCGCCACCGCACGGTAATGGCCTCGATGCGATCGCGCTGAACTTCAAAGCCGCGGCCCGGCGTCGTGGGCACAGTGATCTCGCCCTTCGCGCTCACCGTCACCTCCGGCTCGATAATGTCCTGCGCCCAGTACCGCTTTGAGGCAGACACATCTCCCGGCAACAAAAAGTTCGGCAACGACGAGAGCGCAATATTGTGCGCGCGGCCGATCCCCGTCTCCAGCATGCCCCCACACCACACCGGGACACCGAACTCCTGGGCCACATCATGCACGGCAATCGCTTCGGTAAATCCGCCGACACGGCCCACCTTGATGTTGATGATCTTTCCGCTGCCCAGCTCCAGCGCCGCACGCGCATCGCGGCCATTGCGAATGCACTCGTCTAAACAAATCTTTGTCTGAATGCGCTTCTGCAAGTTCGCATGAAAGTAGAAGTCGTCATACCAGAGCGGTTGCTCGATCATCAGCAGGTTGAAGCGATCCCACGCGGCAATCTGTTCGGCGTCGCCGAGCCGGTATGCCGAGTTCGCATCGCAGCTCAGCAGAATATCAGGCCAGCGCTTGCGCACCATCTCAAAGATCTTGTCGTCCCAGCCCGGCTTGCACTTCAGCTTGATGCGCTGATAGCCCGCCGCAACCTCGGTCTCGATCTTCTCCATCAGCTTCTCAGGCGTGGGCTGTATCCCGATCGACACACCACAGGGAATCGTCGTCTGAGTACCACCCAGCAGCTTCGCCAGGGGAATGCCCTGCCGCAGCGCATCGAGCTCCCACACCGCGTTCTCCAGCGCCGCCTTGGCCATGCGATGGCCACGCACCTGCTCGAACAACGCCGGACAGTCGCGCCCATTGGAGATCTCCTGGTTCAGCAACCGTGGCGCAAGCTCTGTTTCGGTGATGTGCCAGGCCGTATCGACCATCTCATCGCTAAAGTAGGGATGCTCTCCCGCGACGCACTCACCCCAGGCGCTGAAGCCCTCGGCTTCGATCTCAATCAGCAGAATGCGGCGGCCCGTCGTGACTCCAAAGCTGGTCTCGAACGGAAAAGCGAGGGGCATGTTCACCTCGCGCATATGAATCGCGTCAATCTTCATCGTCTTCTCTCCTGCACATCAAACCGCTCAATACAGATGCTGTTCATTCCAGACACCCAGCAAAAATCGGCCATCGCCTTTTGCCGTGCGCTCATACCCAAGCACGGATAGCCCGCGTGCAAAGGCCGACTCCAGCGCGTCCGCATTACGTGACTGGACCTCACGCGCAGCATCGCGCTCGGTAGTAGAAGCCTTCCAGTCATAGATCTCCGCCGGCACTTCTACGTACTCGGTAGCCTCTATCACCGGCGCTTCCCCCGCCAGGACACGCGTCACACGCTCCGAACGCAACCACCATTCCGCATAGACGCGATCCGTGGGCAGTCCCCCTTGCAACGGCGAACTGGAGGGTCCATAAAAGTCGCGCTTATAGCGCCGCGAGATAGCTCCCAGCTTGGAGATATTCAGGTGCGCATTCTTAATCTCCAGCGGATCGAAGGTCCATTCCATCAACTCAAAGCCACGAGCCAGGGCATCTTCCCGCTGGGCAAGCTTGAGCTGCCGCCCGATCCCCGCATTGCG encodes:
- a CDS encoding class I SAM-dependent methyltransferase, with the translated sequence MFDLFKKGKDSGGNGTGESSTRHSRGWNDILTLMKASEALRVLDFGATSPANINYLTSLGHSVYMSNIVQDAARPEWLKPAEADAKKGSQPEFDTDAFVAANLDFSQRDFDVILLWDTANYLPPQLVPALFQRLRQVLRPDGSLLAFFHGRLDGPGTAFSRYQLTDSENLIVLNSGNFPVQAVYQTRQIEKFLEGYSRVRFFLGKDNVREVIAIH
- the menC gene encoding o-succinylbenzoate synthase; amino-acid sequence: MKIDAIHMREVNMPLAFPFETSFGVTTGRRILLIEIEAEGFSAWGECVAGEHPYFSDEMVDTAWHITETELAPRLLNQEISNGRDCPALFEQVRGHRMAKAALENAVWELDALRQGIPLAKLLGGTQTTIPCGVSIGIQPTPEKLMEKIETEVAAGYQRIKLKCKPGWDDKIFEMVRKRWPDILLSCDANSAYRLGDAEQIAAWDRFNLLMIEQPLWYDDFYFHANLQKRIQTKICLDECIRNGRDARAALELGSGKIINIKVGRVGGFTEAIAVHDVAQEFGVPVWCGGMLETGIGRAHNIALSSLPNFLLPGDVSASKRYWAQDIIEPEVTVSAKGEITVPTTPGRGFEVQRDRIEAITVRWRSL
- a CDS encoding GNAT family N-acetyltransferase: MKQTGARIHIESLTELEQFDRCVELQLAVWNYSEGDLIPRRMFLIASRIGGQVLGAFDGDRIVGFAMGLPAYRNGHPYLHSHMVGVLAEYRNAGIGRQLKLAQREDALARGFELMEWTFDPLEIKNAHLNISKLGAISRRYKRDFYGPSSSPLQGGLPTDRVYAEWWLRSERVTRVLAGEAPVIEATEYVEVPAEIYDWKASTTERDAAREVQSRNADALESAFARGLSVLGYERTAKGDGRFLLGVWNEQHLY